Genomic DNA from Bacteroidota bacterium:
CAGTAGTTGCTGACGGCCATGCATTGTCTTCATAACAAAAAATCGGACATGGTGTTCCGTAAGGCGGTAATTGACCGTCGGCATCAGCCGGTAATGGAGAGAAAAAATAATAATTTGGTGTTGGAGGAACGGTAAGTGAAATCATTCCTGCAGTAGGGTTTCCCGCCAGCATTTTAGTACGATCAAACACAGCGAATTTTTCTGTTCCACCAATATTGCTGGTACAATAATAACCATCGGCCCAAATAGAAAATTTTGGATAATCAGGGAAATTACCTGCAGAAGGAACGAATGTATATGTATAATAACTTCCTAATGGGTTTGAAGAAGTGGATATGGCTACTAAAATTTTATCGCTGCCATTAAACTGAGATACAAACCAACGGTCGGCATACCTGTCATACATCACAATCGGATCGCCCATATTGGTGCTTCCTGCCCATAAAGTGTTTAATGCATATGGACCACCCAAACTGGTTCCTGTTTTGTTGTATACCTGATAGCGAATATTTACTGCCTGAACGTAATGCGCGGGGCCGGCTGCACCGGAAGGATCAGGAGGAGATGCATTGCCGGAAGTGCCTTGCCAATTTACAATGGGTGGAGATGTCATTTTATTTCCCATTTCATTTTGCACGATAGGATCAACATCCGGTTGCGGTGTTTTGTTATAACTAATGGCGTTAGATTTACGACGGGGATTGATAGTTTGTTTCTCGCTTTCCTCTAATTCCTCATTAATAACTGGCATTTCTATTAATGGTTTTGAAATAGCAAAACCTGAATTGGGAAGAAATGAGGTGGTTGTTTGAAGTTTTGTTTGTGCGAATGCCACTTTACCTAAACAACTTACAAAAATGAATACTTTTATATGTTTCATCAGAAAATTAATCATTGTTATTTGATGAACTTACTTGTTTGAATAGTCTTTTTATCTCGTTCTAAAATGAGAAAATAAACTCCATGTGGCAACTCGGAAACATCAATTGACCTGGAGTTAAATTCGGACTCCTTTAAAATTGTTCCTAGTATGTTACAAATTTTAAATTTTGTGATAGTTGCCTCATCAATACCCGTAATATTAATATAATCGACAACCGGATTTGGATACAACGAATACCTATCCTTCAAAGTCTGACTTTCTATACTTGTACAAATATTTACATTTAGGGAAAACGTTTGAGTTGATGCGCAATTAGCACTATCTGTTGCGACGACTGTATAAATTGTAGTAACACTCGGACTGACAACAACTGACATAGAACTTGATGCCGGAGGATTCCAAAAATAATAGGTGCCCCCCGTAGCAGTTAAGGTAGCGCTTTGTCCGGAGCATAATGGATTAGCAGATGAATTAACAGAAAAAGGAAATGGTACAGGAGCAACGCCGGGAGTAATTATTGAATCAATAACTGACCATGTGCCGTAAGTATTAGTTCCCATTACCGCTTCTCTTGATTGAATATAATATTTTGTACCGGGACATAATGTTGAAAATGGAATGATTAAGTCCGCATAAGGCTCGGTTGAACAGTTGTCAGGCCACGAACTTGATATATTATAGTTAGGAACATTTAGTAAACTATAGTAATGATCTTGAAAAATATAAAATTGACTTGTACTACTCCAATTCAATAAAGTGTTATAAACTGCAGCGGTGGCGGGTTTCCCTAAAGCTGCTTTATTTGGTGTAATAATTGTCTCCATCCAATACGGCCCGCCTCCGCACGTAGCAGGATCCGAATTACCGGACACAGTAAAACCTGATACACTTGCCTGTACACTGTAATTAACCAGTGGCATTGCATGACTTGCTTTAACATGTATACTTGAATACAAAAAAACAATTACGATTAAATAAATACTTTTCATTTCTTAAATTCAATTAGATTTTTAGTTTTCTTAAAATTAAGAAAAAAGGGATAAATAAAGAATTAAGACTAAAATAATATTTAAATTTATGTCATGATTAGAATCCTGTTAATTCTTGTTTTTTGTATTTCATTTACATTAGCCAACGCTCAACAAAAAAAAGACACTCTTATATTAATGAACGGTAATGTGGTAGTTGAAAGAGTGATTGACACTTTACTCGGAGCTGTTACTATATACCATCCCACCAAACCGGAGAAAAAAATTCATTACGAATACGACGACCTCTATGTGATTCTTTATGGCAATGGCAACAAACGTTATTATTACCGACAAGATACTTTACGATATCAATGGTTTACCCGCGATGAAATGCATTTTTTTATTAAAGGTGAACAAGACGGCAGAAAAGGTTTTAAAGCTAATGGAGCAATGATAGGCGCCGGTCTCTTTGGATTTATTGGCGGAGCCACCGGTTCGTTTTTTGCACCCGTTTTACCTTATGGATATATGGCTTTGTCGGGAGCGCCGAAAGTTCGTATACGACATAATACCATTTCTAATCCAAACTACATCGATCATGATCCTTATATTTTAGGCTATGAACGGAGCGCACGCTATAAACGAAAACTAAAATCTCTTTTGGGTGGTACAGTAGGATTGCTAGCCGGCTATGCCTTCTATTTTGCTTTAAAAGATTTCTATCCTACCGATTATAAAAACGGAAAATTTACTTTTAACTAAAGCGTCATTAGTCGGTATGAAGTTAACTCTATACATTACAGGATTTATTCTACTGTTCAATTGCGCTCAAGCTCAAGAAACTGTTAGCTTAAAATTTCCGGAAGCATATGCTAAAACAGCTTTGGCAGAATTAAAAAGTGGCGACTCCCTGTTGTTTTATCAGTGTCATGTGGAAGAAGCTGTCACAGAAATTACAAAATCTAACGGTGAAAAAATAAAGGGAGAAAGTAAAAAAATAAGCATCACTGAGAAATTCGTAGTGTACAATAACAACGGAACCTATCAAATGAAATATTACACCAGTACTTTGTCCAATTTACCCAATAGAAAATTCACTTATCTTAAGGTAAAGGAAAAAGAGTATTGGAATTTTAAACTTGAAAAATCAGGTATTTTAAATGAGCATGATGTTTTGGTTTTCTCCGCCATCGAATATAAAAGTCACGGTACTACCGAATATGATTTTGTGGTTGACAAATACAACACCAACGCTTTAATCATTCGCAATAAAAAAATCATGAAACATTTGGTGGTAGGCGGTAATCACTTGTTGAGTAAAAACCTCAACGCGTTGAACTAACCTTCAATTTCAATACTCACCTGCTCTACATCTCCATTCATCGGTGGTACCAATTTGGTGATTTTAACTCGCAGCGATTTTATGGATTTAAAATCAGATTTTACTCTATCAAAAATACGTTGACCAACCTGCTCTATTAATTTTGAACGGATGGCCATTTCCGCTTTTGCTATTTCATAAATAGCACAGTAGTCAATTGTTTTACTTAAATCATCTGTTTTAGCAGCCTCTGAAAAATCAGTCGTCATGTATACATCAACAATATAATTACCACCAATTTTTGCTTCTTCTTCCAGACAACCGTGGTAAGCATACAGCTTAATACCTTCTATGTTTATTCTGTGCTCCATTAGAAACCACCCATGCCATCCTGGCCGCTCATATCCTGATTATTATTTCCTTTTTTACCACGCATTCTCAAGATAGATGAATCGAACTTACCGAATAAATAAGTGACGCTAAATCGTAAGTAGCGTGTTTCACGACGACGGGATAAATCCTGCGTATAAAAATCAGTATCTAAATGTGTACCCATGCGTTTGGTATTGAACACGTCGCTTAAAGTTAAATTAAACACCCATTTTGTGCTAATCATTTTACTTAATGAAATATCCATGAAATAATAATCTAAGGTGCGGCCGTTGATGATAACCTTTGGTGCTTCATACGTTCCATTCACCTGAGCTGTTAATTGCCAAGGTAACTGATAACTCAAAGTAAGCTTACCTTTATAGCTCCACCCTTCTGTAACAGTTGAAGGTTGATTTTCGATAATTCCGCTGGTAAGATATACATAAAACACATCTACGTTTGCGGTGGCTGTTAACTTTTTGAAGAAGGTATATCGCAAGGTGTTTTCCATTCCATAACGTAAGCTGTTTTTCCCGTTCACAAACGTATTTACTAGTACAGTTGTATCGGCGGCTGAACGATAGGCTGTGTTCGTAATTGGTTGCTCAGAATATCTTCCATAAGCAGACACCAACCAATTTCCTTTATCAAACAAATTGTTGTAATTAATTTCAGCGATATTGATAAACTCCGGCTTTAACTCTGGATTACCAATACGATAGTTTTTCTTATCACTAAACATCACAAATGGCATGGCCATAAAGAAATTCGGGCGCTCAATTTTTCTCGACACGTTAAATTGAACTTCATGTTTGGTTCCAAATTTTTTAGTTAAGTAAATGGCAGGGAATAAACTGTTTTGCAAAGTATTTAAACTTCCCGGATAGATATATTCGAACGAACGATTTTTATCAGTAAGCGTACCTTTAAAATACGTTTGCTCGAAACGTAAGCCGGCTTGATAACCGATATCCCAAAATGTTTTGCTCATGTAATTAATGTAGGCAGCATTCACCATGTCATCAATCACATAATTATTACTCATGATGGAATCTTTTTCATAATCATTAATAGCATAATTAAAATTAGACGTGTTATTGTAACTGTTTGACTTTTTATAAAAGCCTCTGATTCCCATTTCTAATTTTGCTTTGTCGGAAATAGGATTTACATAATCCACCTGTAATATCCACTGACTCGCATCGGTTCCACCTTTGTTCTTTTGAAGAATAGGAGAAAATGGCATGTCGTTACCTGCGGTATCCTTATCATAAGAATTGAACTGGTATTGGTTGCCTGAATTGCTGGTGTTATTATTTAAATCAATGGTTAATTCCTTTCCAACCTTAGGATAGGTTTTGCGATACATTAATTGCGATGTTACGTTAACAAAGCCTGCTTTCGAATCATTGATACGATAACCTCCCATAACAGGCACTTTTGTTCCGGATAAATATTCGTAATCCTGAACATCACTTGTATTGAATTCTCCTTTCACTAAATTTCCTGCAACAGTAATTGTATTACGGTTGTTGATATTATAATCCACACTTAACCTTCCAAAATGAAACTGATTACGCATTAAGCTTTGATTATTCTGATTAAAATAATCAATGATCGTATCGTTATATAAATCGATGCGATTCGTATAACCATTGGTATTATTAATTCCTGAGTTGTAATTGTACATCAACGAAAAATTAAATGGATTTTCTTTGATGTTAATATTTCCCATCGCTCCGTAACGATCACCGGTACCGATATTACCCATTAACATGCCGTTATAACCCGGCTTGTTGTTTTTCTTCAATACCACATTAATAATTCCTCCTGTTGTGTTCGCTTCAAACTTTACAGAAGGATTTGAAATAACTTCAATGCGTTCAATTTGATCAGAAGGGATTTGTTGAAGTGTAAGCGTTGTGGGTTTTCCATCTACATAAATTCGCACAGCACTTTCACGTAAAGTAGCATTTCCTTCAGCGTCTACCGAAACGGTTGGAATGTTTTTTAATGCGTCCAAAGCTGTTCCACCCTTCACCGATAAATCTTTATCTACATTGTACACCTTACGATCCACACTCATCACAAAAGTGCTTTTCTCGGCACTCACTTCTACTTCCTTTAATACTTTTTCATCCGGCTCTAATTTGATATCTCCTAAATCTTGTTCTATTTTATTTGGAGGAACAATATAAACTTTGGCCTCATAATTCTTATACCCGATAAACGAAATGCGTAAACGATAACCTCCATAAGGTGGTAATTGATCCAAAGAAAAATCACCATTCTCTTTTGCCAAACCACCTGCAATTAAACTGTCTTTATTAAACCATAACAAAACAACCGAAGCATATTCAACAGGCTTCTTTGTTTTCGCGTCAATCACTTTACCGTAAAAACGGCCAATATTCATGTTTTTGGCATTTTTCATCATGCTTTGCATATTACCTTGTGGCATTTGTGAAAAAGCAGGACTGCATGCAAACAGAACGAGAATCAGAAATAGAATATTTTTTTTCATTGAACTAAGTAGTTGTGTCATAAAGCTAATTACATTAAAAACGTCTTTCTCATGACATTTCGGTGACAAATGTACCTAAGAAAAGCTAATAAAAAGCATATTTTGGATGAATGGCTCTAACCCATTTGGGGTGGTTTTAGGTGGTGATTAACCTATTTTAACAGGAATTTAACGGATAAGAGTGATGTTCCCTTTCTTAAATGATTCGAGTCCGTTATAACACTTAAACTTAATGTAATAACCGAATACACCCACATCGGCCGGACGACCTTTAAATGTACCGTCCCAACCAACATTTTTATCGCTGGTTTCAAAAACCAGTTCGCCCCAACGATTGTAAATAGCGAAATACATTTCCTGAATTTTGCTGCCGCGCGCAAACATTAAATCATTACTTCCATCTCCGTTTGGTGTAAATGTATTAGGAATAAAAACATCCGATGACTCACATCCGTCTTCAATCACCCAAACTGTTACCGTTAATGTTTCAGAGCATGGTCCGCGTTGAATAACGACAGTATACGTCGTAGTGCGCGGAGGCATAGTGGTAACTGTATATCCAGTAGAAGGACTTGTTGTACCGCCGGGATACCAGGTAGCAATGGCATTTGGCGTGGCGGTTAAAGTAAGTACTGAAGTTCCTCCCGCCACTACAGTATCGGGATTAGCTGAAACTTGAATTGGAATTGCAGAAACTTGCGTAACATTTACATTGGTCACCAACATAAACTTACAGGTATCTCCTAACGACGTTAATGTAGTTATCGTTACAGAATACTGAGTGGTTACGGTAGGGTTAGCAATAGGATTTTGGAAATTAGGATTGCTTAATCCGGTTGATGGTGCCCACGAAT
This window encodes:
- a CDS encoding T9SS type A sorting domain-containing protein — protein: MKSIYLIVIVFLYSSIHVKASHAMPLVNYSVQASVSGFTVSGNSDPATCGGGPYWMETIITPNKAALGKPATAAVYNTLLNWSSTSQFYIFQDHYYSLLNVPNYNISSSWPDNCSTEPYADLIIPFSTLCPGTKYYIQSREAVMGTNTYGTWSVIDSIITPGVAPVPFPFSVNSSANPLCSGQSATLTATGGTYYFWNPPASSSMSVVVSPSVTTIYTVVATDSANCASTQTFSLNVNICTSIESQTLKDRYSLYPNPVVDYINITGIDEATITKFKICNILGTILKESEFNSRSIDVSELPHGVYFLILERDKKTIQTSKFIK
- the folB gene encoding dihydroneopterin aldolase → MEHRINIEGIKLYAYHGCLEEEAKIGGNYIVDVYMTTDFSEAAKTDDLSKTIDYCAIYEIAKAEMAIRSKLIEQVGQRIFDRVKSDFKSIKSLRVKITKLVPPMNGDVEQVSIEIEG
- a CDS encoding outer membrane beta-barrel protein, which encodes MKKNILFLILVLFACSPAFSQMPQGNMQSMMKNAKNMNIGRFYGKVIDAKTKKPVEYASVVLLWFNKDSLIAGGLAKENGDFSLDQLPPYGGYRLRISFIGYKNYEAKVYIVPPNKIEQDLGDIKLEPDEKVLKEVEVSAEKSTFVMSVDRKVYNVDKDLSVKGGTALDALKNIPTVSVDAEGNATLRESAVRIYVDGKPTTLTLQQIPSDQIERIEVISNPSVKFEANTTGGIINVVLKKNNKPGYNGMLMGNIGTGDRYGAMGNINIKENPFNFSLMYNYNSGINNTNGYTNRIDLYNDTIIDYFNQNNQSLMRNQFHFGRLSVDYNINNRNTITVAGNLVKGEFNTSDVQDYEYLSGTKVPVMGGYRINDSKAGFVNVTSQLMYRKTYPKVGKELTIDLNNNTSNSGNQYQFNSYDKDTAGNDMPFSPILQKNKGGTDASQWILQVDYVNPISDKAKLEMGIRGFYKKSNSYNNTSNFNYAINDYEKDSIMSNNYVIDDMVNAAYINYMSKTFWDIGYQAGLRFEQTYFKGTLTDKNRSFEYIYPGSLNTLQNSLFPAIYLTKKFGTKHEVQFNVSRKIERPNFFMAMPFVMFSDKKNYRIGNPELKPEFINIAEINYNNLFDKGNWLVSAYGRYSEQPITNTAYRSAADTTVLVNTFVNGKNSLRYGMENTLRYTFFKKLTATANVDVFYVYLTSGIIENQPSTVTEGWSYKGKLTLSYQLPWQLTAQVNGTYEAPKVIINGRTLDYYFMDISLSKMISTKWVFNLTLSDVFNTKRMGTHLDTDFYTQDLSRRRETRYLRFSVTYLFGKFDSSILRMRGKKGNNNQDMSGQDGMGGF